A region from the Actinomycetota bacterium genome encodes:
- a CDS encoding polyribonucleotide nucleotidyltransferase — MADAISVSAPISGTPKTLSFETGKLAPQSQGAVVARIGDTVALVTANAERRVREGIDFFPLTVDVEERMYAAGKIPGSFFRREGRPADQAVLTCRLIDRPLRPSFADGFRNETQVVVTVLGADLENPHDVLAINGASAALMLSGIPFDGPIGAVRIAYTTEGEWIPHPTYQDGDASTFELVVAGRQVDDDIAIMMVEAGGTEDAWSYYEAGAPKVTEEVIAAGLEVCKTWIRESIELQRELLKAAGGPGSPVPFDPQHDYGDDVFERVSAVGSQRMAQVATIVPKAERNAATDEATEAIVGELASEFEGREKELKPAVRGLVKKLVRKRIVDEGIRIDGRGPADLRPVSAEVGIIPTAHGSGLFQRGETQVLNVTTLGMPRMDQLLDTIGIDEKKRYMHHYNMPPYSNVGHGLLAERALLPVVPSVEEFPYALRLVSEVLSSNGSTSMASVCGSTLSMMDAGVPLKAPVAGIAMGLVYAEGKYTTLTDILGAEDAFGDMDFKVAGTADFVTALQLDTKIDGLPADVLAQALKQAREARLKILDVMRGAIAEPRPDVRDTAPKVVSFEIPMDKIGEVIGPKGKVINTLQQETGADINVDDDGQVGTVTIGSKDGAAVNEARRRIELILDPPKAEVGAVYAGRVVNITKFGAFVNILPGRDGLVHISKLGRGKRVERVEDVVDLGDELSVRVDDIDPQGKVSLSLVGDNGDSGGEGAPAPARRPARPERSDRQERSDRPERSERPGRSDEPRPAPAPSMSDAVSFEDVFEAEVRETYGDLGPASEPAGSSSGGGGGRGDGGGPRRNRRRGPR, encoded by the coding sequence ATGGCGGACGCCATTTCCGTATCCGCACCCATCAGCGGCACGCCCAAGACGCTGTCGTTCGAGACGGGCAAGCTCGCTCCGCAATCGCAGGGCGCGGTGGTGGCTCGCATCGGCGACACCGTCGCGCTCGTGACCGCGAACGCGGAGCGGCGCGTACGCGAGGGGATCGACTTCTTCCCGCTCACCGTCGACGTCGAAGAACGCATGTACGCGGCGGGCAAGATCCCCGGCTCGTTCTTCCGCCGCGAGGGACGCCCGGCCGACCAGGCCGTCCTCACCTGTCGCCTCATCGACCGTCCGCTACGGCCGTCGTTCGCCGACGGCTTCCGCAACGAGACGCAGGTCGTCGTCACGGTCCTCGGGGCCGATCTCGAGAACCCGCACGACGTGCTCGCGATCAACGGCGCGTCGGCCGCGCTGATGCTCTCGGGCATCCCGTTCGACGGCCCCATCGGCGCGGTGCGCATCGCGTACACCACCGAAGGCGAATGGATCCCCCATCCGACCTACCAGGACGGCGACGCATCGACGTTCGAGCTGGTCGTCGCGGGCCGCCAGGTCGACGACGACATCGCGATCATGATGGTGGAGGCGGGGGGCACCGAGGACGCCTGGAGCTACTACGAGGCGGGCGCGCCCAAGGTGACCGAGGAGGTCATCGCCGCGGGCCTCGAAGTATGCAAGACGTGGATCCGCGAGTCGATCGAGCTGCAGCGCGAGCTCCTGAAGGCGGCCGGCGGCCCGGGCAGCCCGGTGCCGTTCGACCCGCAGCACGACTACGGCGACGACGTGTTCGAGCGGGTTAGCGCGGTCGGCTCGCAGCGTATGGCCCAGGTGGCGACCATCGTTCCCAAGGCGGAGCGCAACGCGGCGACCGACGAGGCCACCGAGGCGATCGTCGGCGAGCTGGCCTCTGAGTTCGAGGGACGCGAGAAGGAGCTGAAACCGGCGGTGCGCGGCCTCGTGAAGAAGCTCGTGCGCAAACGGATCGTCGACGAGGGGATCCGCATCGACGGCCGCGGTCCGGCCGACCTGCGCCCGGTCTCCGCCGAGGTGGGCATCATCCCGACGGCCCACGGGTCGGGGTTGTTCCAGCGCGGCGAGACCCAGGTGCTCAACGTCACGACGCTCGGCATGCCGCGGATGGATCAGCTGCTCGACACCATCGGCATCGACGAGAAGAAGCGGTACATGCACCACTACAACATGCCGCCGTACTCCAACGTCGGCCACGGCCTGCTGGCCGAGCGGGCCCTGTTGCCGGTCGTGCCGTCGGTCGAGGAGTTCCCGTACGCGCTGCGCCTCGTCTCCGAAGTGTTGAGCTCCAACGGCTCCACGTCGATGGCCTCGGTGTGCGGGTCGACGCTCTCGATGATGGATGCCGGGGTGCCGCTGAAGGCGCCCGTCGCCGGCATCGCCATGGGGCTCGTCTACGCCGAGGGCAAGTACACGACCCTCACCGACATCCTCGGGGCCGAGGACGCGTTCGGCGACATGGACTTCAAGGTGGCTGGCACGGCCGACTTCGTCACCGCGCTCCAGCTCGACACCAAGATCGACGGCCTGCCTGCCGACGTGCTCGCCCAGGCGCTGAAACAGGCGAGGGAGGCCCGGCTCAAGATCCTCGACGTGATGCGGGGCGCGATCGCCGAGCCCCGTCCCGACGTGCGCGACACCGCGCCCAAGGTCGTCAGCTTCGAGATCCCGATGGACAAGATCGGCGAGGTCATCGGGCCCAAGGGCAAGGTCATCAACACGCTGCAGCAGGAGACCGGCGCCGACATCAACGTCGACGACGACGGCCAGGTCGGCACGGTCACCATCGGCTCGAAGGACGGTGCCGCGGTGAACGAGGCGCGTCGCCGCATCGAGCTCATCCTCGATCCTCCCAAGGCCGAGGTCGGCGCTGTCTACGCGGGCCGGGTGGTGAACATCACCAAGTTCGGCGCCTTCGTGAACATCCTCCCGGGACGCGACGGCCTGGTCCACATCTCCAAGCTGGGCCGCGGCAAGCGGGTCGAGCGGGTCGAGGACGTGGTCGACCTGGGCGACGAGCTCTCGGTGCGCGTCGACGACATCGACCCGCAGGGCAAGGTCTCGCTCTCGCTCGTCGGCGACAACGGCGACAGCGGCGGTGAGGGCGCGCCCGCCCCTGCACGGCGACCGGCTCGGCCTGAGCGCTCCGATCGTCAAGAGCGCTCCGATCGTCCCGAGCGCTCCGAGCGTCCCGGGCGATCTGACGAACCACGGCCCGCGCCCGCGCCGTCGATGTCCGACGCGGTGTCGTTCGAGGACGTGTTCGAGGCGGAGGTGCGCGAGACCTACGGCGACCTGGGCCCCGCGTCAGAGCCGGCCGGGTCGAGCAGCGGCGGCGGCGGTGGGCGCGGCGATGGTGGCGGGCCCCGGCGCAACCGACGACGCGGCCCGCGGTAG
- a CDS encoding insulinase family protein: protein MRQGRLDSGIRVVTECMPDAHSVTTGFWVDAGSRDEAPELAGASHFLEHLLFKGTDTRSARDIAEAIEAVGGDMNAFTTKEYTAFYTRVLDDDLELGLDILSDIMWAPAFRSDEVEAERQVILEEILMHEDEPADLVHDVFTEALYPGHPLGREVLGDASTISAMSRDQIRGYFNEFYRPEAIVVAAAGNLDHDDVVSGLERRYAGRAGNRPERRMPPLTPPLRDVVSTRSTEQAHIVVGGRALARNDDDRFALAALNQVLGGGMSSRLFQEIREKRGLVYSVYSYRAAYLETGALAVYAGTSPSQVHEVLELIHRELDNMATGDVSARELDLAKGHLKGSLALSLEDSASRMTRIGRGVLLHDEVLSFDELVRRTEAVTLDDVARVAGRVLTDERVVAVVGPFEPGAFAERVA from the coding sequence ATCCGACAGGGCCGCCTCGACAGCGGGATCCGTGTCGTCACCGAGTGCATGCCCGACGCCCATTCCGTCACGACGGGCTTCTGGGTCGACGCCGGGTCGCGCGACGAGGCGCCCGAGCTGGCTGGGGCCTCGCACTTCCTCGAGCACCTGCTGTTCAAGGGCACCGACACCCGATCGGCACGCGACATCGCGGAGGCGATCGAGGCCGTGGGGGGCGACATGAACGCCTTCACCACGAAGGAGTACACCGCCTTCTACACGCGCGTGCTCGACGACGACCTCGAGCTGGGCCTCGACATCCTTTCCGACATCATGTGGGCCCCGGCCTTCCGGTCCGACGAGGTCGAAGCCGAGCGACAGGTCATCCTCGAGGAGATCCTCATGCACGAGGACGAGCCCGCCGACCTCGTGCACGACGTGTTCACGGAAGCGCTCTATCCGGGGCACCCGCTGGGCCGCGAGGTGCTCGGTGACGCGAGCACGATCTCGGCCATGTCGCGCGACCAGATCAGGGGCTACTTCAACGAGTTCTACCGTCCCGAGGCGATCGTGGTCGCGGCCGCAGGCAACCTCGATCACGACGACGTCGTGTCCGGCCTCGAGCGGCGGTACGCGGGCCGCGCCGGCAACCGTCCCGAGCGTCGGATGCCGCCGCTCACCCCGCCGCTCCGCGACGTGGTGAGCACGCGCTCGACCGAACAGGCCCACATCGTCGTCGGTGGGCGCGCGCTGGCCCGCAACGACGACGACCGCTTCGCGCTCGCCGCCCTCAACCAGGTGCTCGGCGGCGGCATGTCGAGCCGCCTGTTCCAGGAGATCCGCGAGAAGCGCGGCCTCGTCTACTCCGTCTACTCCTACCGCGCCGCGTATCTGGAAACCGGTGCGCTGGCCGTCTACGCGGGCACGTCACCGAGCCAGGTCCACGAGGTGCTCGAGCTCATCCATCGGGAGCTCGACAACATGGCGACCGGGGATGTCTCCGCCCGCGAGCTCGATCTGGCGAAGGGTCATCTCAAGGGCTCGCTCGCGCTCAGCTTGGAGGACTCGGCCAGCCGGATGACGCGTATCGGCCGCGGGGTCCTGTTGCACGACGAGGTGCTGAGCTTCGACGAGCTGGTGAGGCGTACCGAGGCGGTGACGCTCGACGATGTCGCGCGCGTGGCCGGGCGGGTGCTGACCGACGAGCGGGTGGTGGCGGTCGTCGGGCCCTTCGAGCCGGGCGCGTTCGCCGAGCGGGTGGCGTGA
- a CDS encoding 4-hydroxy-tetrahydrodipicolinate reductase, which produces MRVGVFGASGRMGATVCAAVAADPELELVAAVDPQKAGLDLRDAIGVDLPVRVAPEAGALADADARVAVDFTHLDAARGNLRWCAEHGVHAVVGTTGFGDADYAELAAGFTRSNCIVAPNFAVGAVLMMRFAELAAPWFETAEIIELHHDQKIDAPSGTAMTTARRMADASPTWGADPTTKVVVEGARGGVGPAGIRVHSVRLLGLVAHQEVLLGTTGQSLSIRHDSYDRTSYMPGVLLAVKTVADHPGLTVGLDPILGV; this is translated from the coding sequence ATCCGCGTCGGCGTCTTCGGCGCCTCGGGTCGGATGGGGGCGACGGTGTGCGCCGCGGTCGCCGCCGACCCCGAGCTCGAGCTGGTGGCCGCGGTCGACCCCCAGAAGGCCGGGCTCGACCTGCGCGACGCGATCGGCGTCGACCTGCCCGTGCGGGTGGCGCCCGAGGCGGGGGCGCTGGCGGATGCGGACGCCCGGGTCGCCGTCGACTTCACCCATCTCGACGCGGCCCGCGGCAACCTGCGCTGGTGTGCCGAGCACGGCGTCCACGCGGTGGTCGGCACCACCGGGTTCGGCGACGCCGACTACGCCGAGCTGGCGGCGGGCTTCACCAGGAGCAACTGCATCGTCGCTCCCAACTTCGCAGTCGGGGCGGTGCTCATGATGCGCTTCGCGGAGCTGGCGGCCCCGTGGTTCGAGACCGCGGAGATCATCGAGCTCCATCACGACCAGAAGATCGACGCCCCTTCGGGCACGGCCATGACGACCGCGCGCCGCATGGCCGACGCGTCCCCGACGTGGGGGGCGGACCCCACCACCAAGGTGGTCGTCGAGGGGGCACGCGGCGGCGTGGGGCCCGCGGGGATCCGCGTGCACTCGGTCCGTCTGCTCGGCCTCGTCGCCCACCAGGAGGTGCTCCTCGGCACCACCGGACAGAGCCTCTCGATCCGCCACGATTCGTACGACCGCACGTCGTACATGCCCGGCGTGCTGCTCGCAGTGAAGACGGTCGCCGATCACCCGGGACTGACCGTCGGCCTCGACCCCATACTCGGGGTCTGA
- a CDS encoding SDR family oxidoreductase codes for MSERRSALITGCSTGIGRATAVELTKRGYEVVATARRAETLDDLDVAQRLALDVDDDASVARVRDTVGAIDVLVNNAGFGLEGPVETVPLSEVRRLFETNFFGAVRMIQAFVPAMRERGSGAVVNVSSVNGVVGPPLAGYYAASKFALEGLSESLHLEVGHFGVRVVVIEPGAIVTSFPDNAIDHRPEPGPYAELATMWEGALDKLGGDGETPGPELVAATIGEALEAERYRLRWPVGAEADLVTGARESMTYDDFEASMREVLQVDW; via the coding sequence ATGAGCGAGAGGCGAAGCGCGTTGATCACAGGTTGCTCGACCGGTATCGGTCGGGCGACGGCTGTCGAGCTGACCAAGCGGGGCTACGAGGTCGTCGCCACCGCCCGCCGTGCCGAGACCCTCGACGACCTCGACGTGGCGCAGCGCCTCGCGCTCGACGTCGACGACGACGCGTCGGTGGCGAGGGTCCGCGACACAGTGGGTGCGATCGACGTTCTGGTCAACAACGCCGGGTTCGGGCTCGAGGGACCGGTGGAGACCGTGCCGCTGAGCGAGGTACGGCGGTTGTTCGAGACGAACTTCTTCGGCGCGGTGCGCATGATCCAGGCGTTCGTGCCCGCCATGCGCGAGCGAGGGAGCGGTGCGGTCGTGAACGTCTCCTCAGTCAACGGCGTGGTCGGCCCCCCACTCGCGGGCTACTACGCGGCCAGCAAGTTCGCGCTCGAGGGCCTGTCGGAGAGCCTCCACCTGGAGGTCGGCCACTTCGGGGTGCGGGTCGTCGTCATCGAGCCCGGCGCGATCGTGACGAGCTTCCCCGACAACGCCATCGACCACCGGCCCGAGCCCGGTCCGTATGCCGAGCTGGCCACGATGTGGGAAGGCGCGCTCGACAAGCTCGGCGGCGATGGCGAGACCCCGGGCCCGGAGCTCGTCGCCGCCACCATCGGCGAGGCACTCGAGGCCGAGCGCTACCGCCTCCGCTGGCCCGTCGGCGCCGAGGCCGACCTCGTCACCGGCGCACGCGAGTCGATGACCTACGACGACTTCGAGGCCAGCATGCGCGAGGTGCTCCAGGTCGACTGGTGA
- a CDS encoding MFS transporter: GCYRPVRATGPPTRMRTEIVEGLRWLWAHRLLRTLGLMLGVWNLLTTAIFSVFVLFALETLGLSKVGYGLIFTGAAVGSLLGTVVATRVIARLGPATALLGAVFTSAISYLVIALTSSAVLVGMMFAVGGLTSVLWNVITVSLRQSIIPDALLGRVNSVYRFLGWGTMPIGAAVGGALAKGFGLRAPFYVSAGVLAVMGVAALPVVNRRTIEAARAQSRE, from the coding sequence CGGCTGCTACCGCCCGGTTCGCGCGACCGGCCCACCCACCCGGATGCGCACGGAGATCGTCGAAGGGTTGCGCTGGCTCTGGGCCCATCGGCTGCTGCGCACGCTCGGCCTGATGCTCGGCGTGTGGAACCTGCTGACCACCGCCATCTTCAGCGTGTTCGTGCTGTTCGCGCTGGAGACGCTCGGTCTGAGCAAGGTCGGGTACGGCCTGATCTTCACCGGCGCCGCGGTGGGCAGCCTGCTCGGCACCGTCGTGGCCACGCGGGTCATCGCCCGCCTCGGCCCCGCCACCGCGTTGCTGGGCGCGGTCTTCACGTCCGCGATCTCATACCTGGTGATCGCGCTGACGTCGAGCGCGGTGCTCGTCGGCATGATGTTCGCGGTGGGCGGCCTCACCAGCGTGCTGTGGAACGTCATCACGGTGTCGCTGCGTCAGTCGATCATCCCCGACGCGCTGCTCGGCCGGGTGAACAGCGTCTACCGCTTCCTGGGCTGGGGCACGATGCCGATCGGCGCGGCCGTCGGCGGCGCGCTCGCCAAGGGCTTCGGCTTGCGCGCGCCCTTCTACGTGAGCGCCGGCGTCCTCGCGGTCATGGGGGTCGCCGCGCTCCCCGTCGTCAACCGGCGCACGATCGAAGCGGCCCGCGCTCAGAGCCGCGAGTAA
- a CDS encoding MFS transporter, which yields MRSALGARFWRIWVAAGVSTLGDGMRDVALPLLAAAITRDPALVAAVSLAGRLPWLVLSLVSGALVDRVDRRWMMGTVDVVRAVVMVTLAVTVAADVASIAVLCVVAFALGTGETLFDNAAQAIMPSIVRRDQLELANSRLYAAQVVSL from the coding sequence CTGAGGTCCGCGCTCGGAGCCCGCTTCTGGCGCATCTGGGTCGCAGCCGGTGTCTCCACCCTGGGCGACGGCATGCGCGACGTGGCGCTGCCGTTGCTCGCCGCCGCCATCACACGCGATCCCGCGCTCGTCGCCGCGGTCAGCCTGGCCGGGCGCCTGCCCTGGCTCGTCCTGAGCCTGGTGAGCGGGGCGTTGGTAGACCGCGTCGACCGCCGCTGGATGATGGGAACGGTCGATGTCGTGCGCGCGGTGGTGATGGTGACTCTCGCCGTCACGGTCGCCGCCGATGTTGCGAGCATCGCGGTCCTGTGCGTCGTCGCCTTCGCGCTGGGGACGGGCGAGACCCTCTTCGACAACGCGGCCCAGGCGATCATGCCGTCGATCGTGCGACGCGACCAGCTCGAGCTGGCCAACAGCCGTCTGTACGCGGCACAGGTCGTGTCCCTCGA
- a CDS encoding long-chain fatty acid--CoA ligase gives MRGLMQDYPLTLPHIFRRAERLFPEKGVVTATAIQGGDGGPVRERVTYGEWAQRTRRLAGAFDALGISADGRVATFAWNTARHLELYFAAPCSGRVLHTLNIRLFPEQLTYIANHAEDEVVFVDRSLLGLLWPLVGSFETVKHYVVMDDGKGDVPDDPRVLRYEDLLAGSEPVEFEVDDESRAAAMCYTSGTTGNPKGVVYSHRSTVLHSMATMLADTIAVSEADVVLPVVPMFHANAWGLAHAAVFAGANLVFPGPDLSPLAIVDLIESERVTVAAGVPTIWMGVLPLLEGRDVSSLRAIPCGGSAVPKSLSEGFRAATGMPILQAWGMTETSPVASVCRVKSTFVDQPDDELADLRATQGLAVPGVDVRISAPDGGDELAWDGVTSGELQVRGPWIAATYYNDPRADESFTKDGWLRTGDVAVISPEGYIRLVDRTKDLVKSGGEWISSVELENEIMAHPKVAEAAVIGVPHERWVERPLACVVVKPDENLTKDEVLEFLAPRVAKWWLPDDVVFIDEVPKTSVGKFSKKTLRDRFADYRLPTS, from the coding sequence ATGCGAGGCCTCATGCAGGACTATCCGTTGACGCTGCCCCACATCTTCCGGCGCGCCGAGCGCCTCTTTCCCGAGAAGGGCGTCGTCACCGCCACGGCGATACAAGGTGGCGACGGTGGGCCGGTCCGCGAGCGCGTGACGTACGGCGAATGGGCGCAGCGGACCCGCCGTCTGGCCGGCGCGTTCGACGCCCTCGGCATCTCCGCCGACGGTCGGGTCGCCACGTTCGCGTGGAACACGGCGCGCCACCTCGAGCTCTACTTCGCCGCGCCGTGCTCGGGGCGCGTGCTGCACACCCTCAACATCCGGCTCTTCCCCGAGCAGCTCACCTACATCGCGAACCACGCAGAGGACGAGGTCGTCTTCGTCGACCGGTCGTTGCTCGGCCTGCTCTGGCCGCTCGTCGGCAGCTTCGAGACCGTCAAGCACTACGTCGTCATGGACGACGGCAAGGGCGACGTACCCGACGACCCGCGTGTCCTGCGCTACGAGGACCTGCTCGCGGGCTCGGAACCGGTCGAGTTCGAGGTGGACGACGAGTCGCGCGCCGCGGCCATGTGCTACACGAGCGGCACCACCGGCAACCCCAAGGGCGTCGTCTACTCGCATCGCTCTACGGTGCTGCACTCCATGGCGACGATGCTGGCCGACACCATCGCCGTGTCGGAAGCCGACGTCGTGCTGCCGGTCGTGCCGATGTTCCACGCCAACGCATGGGGCCTCGCGCACGCGGCCGTCTTTGCGGGCGCAAACCTGGTGTTCCCCGGGCCCGATCTCTCACCGCTGGCGATCGTCGACCTCATCGAGTCCGAGCGGGTGACGGTCGCGGCGGGCGTGCCGACGATCTGGATGGGCGTGTTGCCTCTTCTGGAGGGACGCGACGTCTCGAGCCTGCGTGCCATTCCCTGTGGCGGCTCCGCGGTCCCGAAGTCGTTGTCCGAAGGCTTCCGCGCCGCAACGGGCATGCCGATCCTGCAGGCGTGGGGGATGACCGAGACGAGCCCGGTCGCGTCGGTGTGCCGGGTGAAGAGCACGTTCGTCGACCAACCCGACGACGAGCTCGCCGATCTCCGTGCCACCCAGGGTCTCGCCGTTCCGGGTGTCGACGTGCGCATCTCCGCGCCCGACGGCGGCGACGAGCTCGCCTGGGACGGTGTCACCTCGGGTGAGCTACAGGTGCGCGGCCCGTGGATCGCGGCCACGTACTACAACGACCCGCGTGCCGACGAGTCGTTCACCAAGGACGGCTGGCTGCGCACGGGCGACGTGGCGGTGATCAGCCCCGAGGGCTACATCCGCCTCGTCGACCGCACCAAGGATTTGGTGAAGTCGGGCGGCGAGTGGATCAGCTCGGTCGAGCTGGAGAACGAGATCATGGCCCACCCCAAGGTGGCGGAGGCCGCGGTGATCGGCGTACCCCACGAGCGGTGGGTCGAGCGTCCGCTCGCGTGCGTGGTCGTGAAGCCGGACGAGAACCTGACGAAGGACGAGGTGCTGGAGTTCCTCGCTCCGCGCGTCGCCAAGTGGTGGCTCCCAGACGACGTCGTCTTCATCGACGAGGTGCCGAAGACCTCCGTCGGGAAGTTCTCCAAGAAGACGCTCCGCGACCGCTTCGCGGACTACCGCCTGCCGACGTCGTAG
- a CDS encoding methyltransferase domain-containing protein has protein sequence MERATVDVYEHEAETYAARRPPKHRARAAEFADRVPSGRPVVDVGCGPGGYLPDLLARGAPVVALDAAQAMLDLAGAVAPAALRLRADIVALPFRPFSLGAAWARNTYLHIRRADLPLALAHLHRSLALDAPVVLSVVEGDDEGLVAGDVIAGRFFADWRRDPLADVVVGAGFDLHGIETVGDELWVSATRARTLPDFVGPGMRLLVCGLNPSVVAADAGFGFAGATNRFWPAAVDAGLVTRPRDPFHALTVDGVGATDLVKRATPRASELRVEEYRAGADRVRRLVEWLRPAVVLFVGLAGWRAVIDRRAQPGWQPEHYAGAPAYVMPSTSGLNARVGRADLVAHLNAALRAC, from the coding sequence GTGGAGCGCGCGACCGTCGACGTGTACGAGCACGAGGCTGAGACATACGCGGCCCGCCGCCCTCCGAAGCACCGTGCGCGCGCGGCCGAGTTCGCCGACCGCGTGCCTTCCGGTCGCCCGGTGGTCGACGTGGGTTGTGGTCCGGGCGGCTACCTCCCCGACCTGCTCGCACGCGGGGCGCCCGTTGTCGCGCTCGACGCTGCGCAAGCCATGCTCGACCTCGCGGGCGCGGTTGCGCCGGCTGCGTTGCGCTTGCGCGCCGACATCGTGGCGCTCCCGTTTCGACCGTTCAGCTTGGGAGCGGCGTGGGCGCGCAACACCTACCTGCACATCCGCAGAGCCGACCTGCCGCTCGCGCTCGCGCACCTGCATCGCTCGCTCGCCCTCGACGCACCCGTCGTCTTGAGCGTCGTGGAGGGCGACGACGAGGGCCTCGTCGCCGGAGACGTCATCGCGGGACGCTTCTTCGCCGACTGGCGGCGGGACCCGCTCGCGGATGTCGTCGTGGGCGCGGGGTTCGACCTGCACGGCATCGAGACGGTGGGCGACGAGCTGTGGGTGAGCGCGACCCGCGCGCGCACGCTGCCCGACTTCGTGGGACCGGGGATGCGCCTCCTCGTGTGCGGTCTCAACCCGAGCGTCGTCGCCGCGGACGCCGGCTTCGGCTTCGCGGGCGCCACCAATCGGTTCTGGCCCGCGGCGGTCGACGCCGGCCTCGTCACCCGCCCACGTGACCCGTTTCACGCGCTGACGGTCGACGGCGTAGGCGCGACCGACCTCGTGAAGCGGGCGACTCCACGCGCGAGCGAGCTGCGCGTCGAGGAATACCGCGCCGGCGCCGATCGGGTGCGTCGCCTCGTCGAGTGGCTGCGCCCCGCGGTCGTCCTCTTCGTCGGCTTGGCGGGATGGCGGGCGGTGATCGACCGTCGTGCCCAGCCCGGCTGGCAGCCGGAGCACTATGCGGGCGCCCCCGCCTACGTCATGCCTTCCACGAGCGGGCTCAACGCCCGCGTCGGGCGGGCCGACCTGGTCGCCCACCTCAATGCCGCGCTCCGCGCGTGCTGA
- a CDS encoding TetR/AcrR family transcriptional regulator: MRSVERDNGRPACEQVGEVAARTTTHVDHRATGRHAVGELGRARTVLRRAAGRVCLSLVLVHVDGRALHGAIIARVDLTLRERLLEAAYACVARYGLAKTTVEDVARESRLSRATVYRYFPGGRDELVREVIGWETARFFGRLAEAVAGAPDFASMLEEALVFAHRAVEEHEVLQKILQTEPDRLLPQLTVDSHRVLDFIARFLEPYLERETLRAGVDPHEASEYVARILLSFISAQGRWDLTDRDQVRRLVRTEVIAGIL, translated from the coding sequence TTGCGCAGCGTCGAGCGCGACAACGGGCGCCCCGCGTGCGAGCAGGTCGGGGAGGTAGCCGCCCGGACCACAACCCACGTCGACCACCGGGCGACCGGAAGGCACGCGGTCGGCGAACTCGGCCGCGCGCGCACGGTGCTTCGGAGGGCGGCGGGCCGCGTATGTCTCAGCCTCGTGCTCGTACACGTCGACGGTCGCGCGCTCCACGGCGCGATCATCGCCCGTGTGGACCTGACCCTGCGAGAGCGCCTGCTCGAGGCCGCCTACGCTTGCGTGGCGCGTTACGGGTTGGCCAAGACCACGGTGGAGGACGTGGCCCGCGAGAGCCGGCTGTCCCGCGCGACCGTCTACCGCTACTTCCCCGGGGGCCGCGACGAGCTGGTACGCGAGGTCATCGGGTGGGAGACGGCCCGTTTCTTCGGCCGCCTGGCCGAGGCGGTGGCGGGCGCGCCCGACTTCGCGTCGATGCTCGAGGAGGCCCTCGTGTTCGCCCACCGAGCCGTCGAGGAGCACGAGGTCCTGCAGAAGATCCTCCAGACCGAGCCCGACCGGCTGCTGCCGCAGCTGACCGTCGACTCCCACCGCGTGCTCGACTTCATCGCCCGCTTCCTCGAGCCCTACCTCGAGCGCGAGACCCTGCGCGCCGGGGTCGACCCGCACGAGGCCTCGGAGTACGTGGCCCGGATCCTCCTGTCGTTCATCAGCGCCCAGGGTCGTTGGGACCTCACCGACCGCGACCAGGTCCGCCGCCTCGTCCGCACCGAGGTCATCGCCGGCATTTTGTGA
- a CDS encoding TetR/AcrR family transcriptional regulator, protein MASVELPLPPQEARLIDATLACMGRWGVAKTTLDDVARRAGCSRATVYRVFPGGKESLLAATVRSEVLRFLATEAAALEGCEGLEDLLVTGMVTAARYLAGHEVLQCLLDNEPEVVLPLVAFTRMDAVYAVVRNFFAPYLAAHVGDDEAPRVAEWAARLTLSFALCPSQAFDVCDEQSVRRLVRGYVLPGLVSTASTMKG, encoded by the coding sequence GTGGCGTCGGTCGAGCTTCCCCTCCCCCCCCAGGAAGCAAGGCTCATCGACGCCACGCTCGCGTGCATGGGCCGGTGGGGCGTGGCGAAGACCACCCTCGACGACGTGGCCCGGAGGGCCGGGTGCAGCCGGGCCACCGTCTACCGGGTGTTCCCCGGCGGCAAGGAGAGCCTCCTCGCGGCGACCGTCCGGTCCGAGGTCCTCCGCTTCCTCGCGACCGAGGCCGCGGCCCTCGAGGGCTGTGAGGGGCTGGAGGATCTCCTCGTCACGGGCATGGTCACCGCGGCCCGCTACCTCGCCGGCCACGAGGTGCTCCAGTGCCTCCTCGACAACGAGCCCGAGGTCGTGCTCCCGCTCGTCGCGTTCACGCGCATGGATGCCGTGTACGCGGTGGTCCGCAACTTCTTCGCCCCGTACCTCGCGGCCCACGTCGGAGACGACGAGGCCCCGCGCGTCGCCGAGTGGGCGGCCCGGCTCACGCTCTCGTTCGCGCTGTGCCCGTCGCAGGCGTTCGACGTGTGCGACGAGCAGTCCGTCCGTCGCCTGGTGCGGGGCTACGTCCTGCCCGGGCTCGTCTCTACTGCGTCAACTATGAAGGGTTAG